In Besnoitia besnoiti strain Bb-Ger1 chromosome I, whole genome shotgun sequence, the genomic window cgtgttCGGTGAAGACGTCGAGCGCCGCATGCAAGCCCTCGAAGAAGGgcgactccgccgcagcgctagcggcagcggccgcggtgcccagcgtcgcgcgcgccccgtccacgcagaggacgaaggagacCGTTGAGGCGCGGAGGTCGCTGGACGCCGAAGGAGACGTCAGCAGGCGGAGCTCGTCCTCGCTGGAAACCAGCCGCACAggctcgccggcgagacgcgcagagagccagGGGAAGAAGGCGTTGCCGTCGCGTTCCCGCtcgacggccgcgggcgccgcgggcatcgggcggcgacccgcggcgtcggccgTCGCCTTGAAGAGGAACTCGACGAGTGCAGCGTGCGTGcgtggcgcccgcggcgggaaCTGAGCAatgagaggcgaggccgcggatcgcatcgcgccgtcgcgcgcctccgcacctCCCCGCGGCGAAGCCAAGAGAGAGGCTCCCTCCTCGGGAttcggcagcgcgcgaaggaggaggagggaaggATATCGCTCGATGCCGAAAATGGAACTGCAGATGGTCTCTGTTTCTCGCGAAGTGGAGCAGTCGAAGCGGCCGAAAAGCACGTCTGGATACACGGattccgcgtcctcttcttcgcccaccagtcgcttctcctcttccgccaCGCGGCGCTTCAACGCCGCGGCCACCTGGCGTGTATGTAAGGCGCTTCGCTCTGCCTGCTGAATCTCGACTTCGGTCACGCTtgccttcgtctgcagcgcgagaagcgccgcctcagcctgcgccgcgcgccgctcggcctccgcctcctcctgctgcgcACGGAGACGGAACTTCACGCGCGCGTTCCGCCGactctcgcgcagcgccctcaCGCGGTGTCTGtacgcctccgcggcgtcttcgaagggcgcatgcagcgtgcGGCAGTGCCCGCACCACGAGGCGACGAACGCGAGGAaaagcagcggccgccgctccccCGTGTCTTCGGGCTCCTGACTGATGTTGTACAGCGCCTGGAGCCCCGTGGGCGTCAGGTTCaggacgcctccgccgtcgtccgcctccgccgcagcgtagcggcgcgcaggcggcgcccccGCCACGGCGAAGACCACTGGGAAAAACCCttgagaagagagagaggacgcgggagAATAGTTGGTCtgtgaagacgaggaagcagcgagtcgaagagcgcagacggagaggaacgggagagcgaagacgaagagaggaaaagcgcCTGCCATGGCGACTcagggagaggcgcctgGCAAGAATGGAtacgcgagagaaaaaaaatcgCGAAACGTATTTCTAGAGAAGGACGGGCCGCtttcctccctcgcgcgtgcgTAGGCCGTTCTGCGGAAGGAGAATGCCGGATTCGAAAATGAGTTGAAGCCAGaaaccgccgccgctcttctctcgAGCGCACTTCACACGCGTCTGGCGATACTGCTCAAATGACACATGCTGTCCGAAGGAGAAGACAAGAAGCAAGCCAAACAAATGTAGGCCGTAGGCGGGATGATGATGCCGGTGGTCGCTGCGAGCGCATAGACCGCTGAAAGACGATGAATTCGGATGTGCATAGAGATGATGCGTTTGCCAACACCCGATGCCGGAGACGCAATCGTGTGCAGCGAAGAGAAATggagagaaaacaaaaacGAAGACAACAGAGAAGATGCGGAATGGACGGGGAAAGACAAATCGAAGCAGGGAAAGGTGGCAGCCTCCAAACTTTCAGTCAAACGGAAACGGAAACACACGACAAGAAGAGCCGGCACTGCGAACAAGACGAGACGATGACGAGGTGGAAATTCCTAAGCGGGGATTCGCAGCGGGGAAgaccgcagaggagaagcggcaCCCGACGGGAGTGAGGCAGCGAAAGAGGCAAACGaaaaaggaggaagagaagatGGCCGTCTggaaaggagaagaaaggtgAAATTTcagccgaaggccgcgagctTCAGATTGTCTTCGAGACCTAGCGacggcgcgtctccgttcTACATGCACctcgtcgaggaggcgctgcgcacagCGGCTTCTTGCCCGCAAGTCCCTGCGCAGTTCTTCTAATACTCCGTGTGAATTAAAGGAAGATACGGGATGGAAACGCGTGAAAAACTCTTCTCGTCGCACACCTtggagacgaggcgccctTTTACTCAGCCTCCCTTCGCCGCAAGTCGCAAGGCACCCGCCGGCACAGCCGCAAGACAGGCGGGAACATGCTAGTGAAAAAGCAGCAAAACGCGCAATTTTCTAGCCGTGGAATCTACTGTTCCCTTCAGTTACAAGGCTGAGAATAAAAGGTGGCGTCGTCTTCAGCCGCCCTTCGCCGTTGGGCTCGCCTTCTGCACAACACCCACCtcgagacagacagaggTGCGCGTCCTCCAACGCAGGATGTGAGGCAGTTCTTTCCGCGTCAAGCCCCGTGACAAAAGTCTCCTCTTCACCTGCAGAGTTACTAATTTGAGCGCTGCACACGGAgtcgcgagaggagagaaaagcggaGGAGATCCTGGCAGCTCAGCTAGCCGCGTGAGCTGGAGGGTGAGAGGGGCGGGAAACCGGGGAGGCGCGGTGCCGTCGATTAAACTCCGCTGCATGTAGAAGTCGCTTCTACTTTAAAGAGGGATGAGGCGAAAAGCAGATTCGCAAAATAGAGGACAGGTAATGAGGAtaaaagaaagagagagagcgagtgTATGACAacatgcagctgcagcgatGTCTGTTCTCGCTTGGAGGTCGCGGGGCTTCTTTACGCCCCTTTTCTCTGTTCTCTTTCGGCCTTTTAAACGTTTGTGTTTATACGAGTCGTACGAACTCATGCCTGCCCTGTTTCTGCCTCACAAATCTCCTTTTTTGGCTGGGGATGTGCTGGGTCGCGCTCTCgatctctccctctgcgtctctcgttTGATAATCACAAAGCGTCTACACCACAGCCGGcatcctctgcctctgcattATCTCTGTGGACCGACAGAGCATCGTCATCTCTCCTGCGTGTATATTCACTATTGCTCTTCTCTAGGCTTCGCATGTGAGTCACGGCTGAgttctctttttccttttttccaATGCTGTGCCCCCCGCTGGTCACCTCACTCCCCTCTCCTCGCTACGCTGGACTCTGCGCGAAATTTACGCTAATAGACACGCCGCCGAGCTGAGAGGAGATAGCTGATTGTAAATGGAGATCGCCAAcgacggcgcctcctcggtaCTTAGTTTTAGAAAGCCGCGAGGACGAATCGGCTGGAGGCGTTGCCTCCACTCTGCTGCGACAGGGACGCCTCCACGAAGAAGGCCAGCAGAGCCAGCGTTGAAAAATAGAGAGATAAAAAGAGAGATAGAGGCGAAACAAACCAAGAAGATGCGATTGGAGCgctgaaaaagagaagagtCGGCAACGCCCACGAAAGCGCCACCGCAGCGCGTGCGGCATCAGctcaggcggccgcgctgcacaCGAGGCCGCAGGGAGGAACGCCTCGGGGCGAGCGaatcgagagagaagaagaggctggATTGCAGACGTCGTTGAAAAGTTCAAAGCAcgacagacggcgacgcactGGAGAGCAGACTTGACTCGAGAAACTCTCCACATCCGAAAAAAGGAAATTGCCGTGCAATTGAAGCAAAGTGTTGCAGTCTTTCCCAGGCAGGCCTCAGCCGCCCACGGAGAGACCGACACCACTTCCCCcctaccccccccccccctccgcgcgaggcgtccgcgtgcGTGAGGCGTCACACTGAtaccgcggcgccttctACGGATCGCGAGAACAACATCCCCGCTAGCGTTGTTCGGCGTCCCCTCAGACGCCTCTTGAGAGCGAACGAATTTCCGCCAAAATCGCGTTCGTAGGAAGCAGCTGCCTGACCCAGGCGGGCACGGGCGGCTTGGGGTACAGCGCGTTGACGACTTGGTGgaggcgcgtgtgcagcagaagcagctgcgtgaGCGTCTGCgagcgaaaaaagaaaaccgcAGGCTAATCTCAAAATGCAACGCTTGCCGCGAGACGAAACGACGCCAAAAAGAACGCGAAAGCGCGAAAGAACGAGTGCGACAACGCAGAGACGTTGCACGTGGATGCGAGGTAGAAGCTgatctaccatataagaaGCGTAAGTCGCTTGCGGAATCGCACTAAAAAAAAAATCAAGGTCATACTACGTACCCAGCTAATGACACATCGAATGGCTCCACTTTGAGTCACATATGCTGCATCAACCTTCGAGTATTCAAACTCGAATTTCAGATCGGAGAGCTAACGCCGAGTAGGCGCGTGCCTGCTTCGAGCCAGAGGAGGAAAGTCGGTAAAGACCTGTAGAGACTTTGAGTGAGGAACACAGGATAGGTCCAACAGTAACTCGATCGAACTGCACACCCGTTAAGACGAACATTCCATCACCCCATGTACTAGAACATGAGTACGGTAGAGAGAGAGTCGGGAGGAAGCAATAACTATGCTTCCGGGACGGCGTGTTTGCTCCCCGACCGCATGCAGAAACAAACAAACGCGTTTTTCGCGTGGCTCACCAGCTTCAGAGTCTCCATGCCGTTTGTGAAGTTTGAAAACGCCGCCACGGCCTCGGAGTGCATTTCGCCGAGTCTCTCGCGCCAATCGGCCCCGAATTGAACGACctgagaagaaggagcgccCTCAGCCTCGTTAGTTTTTTAACGCCGCGAAGGGCGTGTCGACACCTTTTTCGTGTCTTTGcatgcgtcttctctccgcccTGTCTCTCCCCACACTCGCATGAATGATCCACACGAGCAGACGTGTATTcattcttctccgcgtccaTCGACACGTATAAATGCATAgtcatgcatatatgcatatatatatgtctgtgTATGTAAAgcgtatgcatatacatatgtaatatacatacatatatacacagaCAGATATATATCTTTATGGATAAACTTGCATATGAATGCATATATAGATGCATACACGTTTATATGTATGAATATATTATATATACCTTTGTGTAtgtaaacatatatatatatatagatatatgtctatgtgtatatgtatatgcatataggGGAGGGAGCACACGTATAGATGCATATAgatgtctatatatatatatatgcctatatatgtatatacgcaTGCGTATGAGGGGGTTTGACTATCTTTTTGAACGCACAGCGCTTTCGAGCTGCTGGGCGTCGAAACCCGCGAGTCCCTCCTtgacggcgccgtcgcccttcccgccttgcgcctcctcggcctgcgtgaccgccgcgagaagcgcgccaaagtgccgctgcagctgctcctcGACGAAAAAGGAAATCTGCTCGTAGAGCTGCTTCTCAATTCTAAGACATACTCGCGCACAAAACAGAAAACTGGAAGCTGCCGATTCACCACCCTaggaagccgcgcgcaccCACAGGCATACATCACAATAaatacaaatatacatatatataaatatgtacgtatatgtagacataaatacatacatatatataggcgcatatatatgttgtAAACATTCTCGCGGAGGCGTGCGTCTGCGTATGGGGGAAAGCAGATACGCTTTTCTCgaagggcgagcggcgcggagagaggtgagggacgcgccgcggcgtcgactcCGAATGAAAGCAGAGCCGCTGCGATCGGGTGCCTTACGACGTGCAGGCGTCGGGGAGGACTTGGCGCTGGTGGAAAATGTTGAGAAGCAGATCAAAATTGTTGATCAAAAATATCGTTCGCTCGCGCTTCGTCGGGATCTCCTGAGACAGCCGCTGCGCACATACACCGGACAGACGCCACCGGAAGATGGTAAAGCATTTAACCAAACGGACTCCGCTTGCAAGAGAATGGCACCAACTAAGCAGGACAGACAATTACCGCCCGTCACGAGCATAGGAGGATGGAACGCTTCTTCATGTGTGGaacggaggcgcgcctccccgcgcgagaagccacGAGAGAAGACTCAGAATTCACTGCGAAACGTTTTCCTCCCCTTCCATCCCGTCTTTCTCCTTTCATTggtctctgctgcctccgcctatcatttcctctccctccctctttttctttctctctcgcgtcttgcCTCCacctccgcttcgtctgcctctcataccgagctcgaggcgcaggcgacacgGAGACCTGCCACACCATAGCCACTTTCCATCGTCTTTgccccgctcccccccccccccccgcgctaTTCGTCTCGCTGCTTACGACAATGAGGTCCAACGCAGCGTCAAGCATCTCGCGCATGAGCGCGGCGTCATAagtttcctcttcttcaggccTGTCCTTTTCCACACTCTTCAACGCCgagctctgcgcgcgctgcggtagcggcgtcgcgcgaaTCGACtcgagcgcagaggcgagttCTAAAGGAACAGACACACTGCAGATATCGCTTCCGTCACCCCTTTTCCGCCGctctgtctcgctgcggccATATGCCTTCTTGCCTCTGCGCAAGCCGCGCGCCAGAACCCAGCTAGGCATGCGATCTTtatctcctctccctcctccagcgccgggCTCCGCTGCGCGGTCTCCGCAGGATGAGGTGAAGACAGATCTTCAAGATCAGAATCAAGAGTCCAGCTCGTCGGTACACTCCCCAGAACAAGGCAGactcttcgctgctgcctctcggCACACCAAAACACATATCGCGGTTTTTCGCGCTTAcctgcgaagcgccgcgtgaCGAAgtgcggctgcgtgcgcaCATCTTCACTCTGATCTGCCatcagcgcgcgcggcgatgcCTTCACAAGCGACGCGATATTCGCCGAGAGTATCGCTCGCAGAGCCGAGTTAAAGATGACCTGAAAACGCAAACCGACACCCGAGAGAATCTGAGGGAGCCCAGCTGCTGCGAGCGCGAAAAAAGCCGCttgcgagacgcagaggagacgactGTGACTGTcgcaagcgccgccagccctCGACAGGGAGTTCGACTGCGAGAAAGCGCGGAAACTGTCAGAAAAACCTCCACAGGGACACAACGCGCGAACTCCGAGCCAAACGAGAgcttgcgcaggcgcagaaagaagaaatAAAAGGTGAAAGGTGTCTGTTCCAGACAAGACGCGGAGCACCGCGCAGGTTTGCCGAGGCCTTaggggcgaggccgccacTAAGGAGGACGCTTCTACGCTTCTTTTTGCTACTCACGTGGATGCGCCTGAGGTAATCGTTCAGGCATGGaatgcgtcgccgctgcatcACTTGCCTGCACAAGAACACATCCCGCGGTCATTCGTGTTTAGGAGAGATCTGAGTCTCTCAAAAAAACCATTTTGGCCACGTATGACACGCGAAATGCCGCAGAAAAGAAACCATCCGATGCAGATGTACAGAaagcgagacgcggcagagagcACAGATGcaagaaacgaaaaaaaaaaaaacacacgaaATTTTTAGATAAGCCGCCATGGAGACAAAATCAACCGCCGCATTTCTCAGCGCGATTCGCATCCACACAAATCGTGGGAAGAGCGGCACGTCTCGCAGCTCTCTCTGAACGTGCGTGTATGTCATTTACTGAAAAGCAGGCTGGAGTTTGACttgattttttttttctcgatggcgtcgcggcctcacGTGTTGTAGTGCGTCACGCGCAGCATGAGTAGCACGCCGAGGGCGTCGTGCGAGTTGGCCGCGGACTCTGCCAGGTCGACAAAGAACGCAAGAGATTTCCCAAACGCCTCCGCAAAGAGCTTCTCGTAGGGGCAGTCGAGGCCTGAGGCGGATCCAGGGAACACCGAGAAAGCCGCTAAAAGAGCAAaatcgacggcggcgccagctcAGCGTGCCAGAGAACGTAATCTGCGAATTCGAGTCACGCGGAAACGGCAGAACGCTCACCCAGACACGAAATGGCCGCATGCGATGCCCCGCGGTCGTTTCAAGTCGAGCGCGCACGCGAACAAACCAGCCCAAGAGACCAAGAAAACGAAAGAAATTGCCTCCAACGAGGCAAATTGCGCTGTGACATGCGAAGGCTCGAGTCCTAGATACACAAATATACATAGTCGCAGCCTGTAGGATTCTTgagagaggcgacagacGAAGGGAAATCGGTGGCTGACAGCTGGAGAAAAGACAGACGAGAAACCAGAAAAAACAAGTTCATCTGCGGACGCCGACCCGCCATTGAAAGAGACAAAAGTTTTCACTCGGGTCGACTCAGGGGCTCTCAAGGTCGTGCCTGTGTGGGGACCCTTACCGGCATTTAGGAAAAATCCTGTGAGGAAGAGAAACTCGCGCGTGGCGGTGTCAATGAGGAGCTTCTGGTGCGACCTGCGGGGCGCCAAATGCAGGATACGatgtgtacgtacactgcaGATGGCCCTCGCGCATACCGGGGAAGAGTCGCACAGCGAACACCCCGCGACACTCGAATGAGACAGACGAAAAATGCAACTTCAGCCTCTATGCGACTGGCGAGTCATTCACGAAACACACGAGAAGATCGAATTCGCAAACACAAAGGAGGACAAACAAAAAACGCGCTCGAAGTCGTCCCCAGCATTCGTAGATGCCGCCAAGGCGCAAGCGatagggtttagggcttACGCGAAGAAAGGCATGGGGACGAGATCCTTGAGAACGAtaaggcgacagcgacaaaAAACACTGACACGCGGACACGCGGAATGATGAATCCCAGAACATACTTCCGCACCGCAcacagcgcagagaggagaaagcacccgcgagacagcagagaaggaaCCCACACTCACCTGAAAACCTGCTCAGGGTAGatctgcggctgcgtcccCCTCCCCGGTGCGCTGCCGTCTCCCACGCCTCCggggccgcctgcggctccacggccgccgcccgcgggcccTTTCGCGGCCCCTGCGGCTCCAGAGGCCCCGCCGGTCGCCGTTGCCGCCAGGTACaccgaggcgacgaggggtTCCTCatcgaggcgaagaaggagctgTCCGCGGTTCGCCAGACTGCAGGCCCAAAGAAGAGACAAGAGAGAACCCGCAAACCAGAAGAAAAGGCACCCCTGCGTGAAGAACACGATAAGAGGGGCGGACACGAAGCGGAGGGAGATGAAGGACACGGAAGAGACTGCGGGAAACCAGGGACACgtggaaggcgacgaagagcaaGGGGAGCAGCggcaagaggagaaaaaggatAATTTGAGAGGAGATGAAAAAAAACTTGAGATGGGCAGAGTCCCCATGCGATGAAGAGACACATCGAAGCCTGAATCGCAGGGCAAGAGACGCCCCACATCGTGGGATCGGCTCTCGCGTTCCTTCTGACAGTCGCTTGCCTCACCAGAAGACCGAGCCTTTCGAGAGCGACACAgaaggagcggcggcggTATTCAGTTTCGACATCATGAAGCCCATGACCTGCTTAGCCGAGTTCGCAAACGTGGAGGAAGTCTGAAAGGCCAACAAGAAAACAGATAAGCGGCGTGCGCCAATCAAGCCAGACCAGCAATCCAGACCAAACTGGGCGATGCGCAATAagagcagagagggaggTGCTTCACAAAGACCGCGACAGGTGAGCATAACAGAAATCAGAGGAACCAAGGGAGCAACCGAAACCCCACTGAACAAATGGCCACGGTGCAAGCGCAATAAGCTAGGGCAAGAGGGGAAACCCAGAATGGACGAAAAACCCAGCAGAAGAGCAAAATGCAGCCCCCGTGGAGTCCACAAAGTCCAGGTTGTCTCACTCACTTTGGCAGTCTCTCTGGAAGCGAGGAGCTcgacttcttcgcctcccaTTCCTGCCCCGACCAgcaccgccgctgcagcaccgGCCGACTGAGGCccgacgccgcctgcgccgaaaACAGTCCCGTCGCGCTGCGTTTGCAGCCTGCGGAGctgctgtacgtacacccgaaAGAgatgtacatacacctggGAGATCGTGCGCGTGTACGAGTCCTTGaacgcgagggcggccgccgggTTGTGGTCaagcagaaagaggaacAAATCTGACGACTTGAGCAAGTCGTTCTGCTGGATGATGTGCACGTTggtccgcggctgccgcagcagggCGAGCTTCGCGGAAAGATGCGACGAGATACGGGAGAGTGCGCACTCGCGAAGCTTCTGCAACTCGGGAAGGCTCGCTGACTGAAGCAGGAAGCGAAAGcagcgcgacagacgcgTACCAATACATCCGCCAGCCCAAGAACGCCCTGGCAATAGCCCAACACAGACGAATATGCGGATATAAAATTGATTCAAAAGCATCACGAACCGGGCATGAGCCGTCATTAGCACGAATGTAGATAgatatgtttatatatagAATAGAATTGTGTACAAATAAATGAAAGATATTTCTACGCTGACTTTGCGGCTAAACGTTGACTTATTAAACGGACCTcggatcataaaagtactatatatatatatatatatatataagcatACGCAGTCGTACACGCTCGCTTGGGTACAAGCGCGCCACGCACACACCAAGCATAACCGCAAGCCTACATATATAGGCAGACGCCGATCATGTGATATGTTTCTAGCATCCTCAGTTGCATGCGT contains:
- a CDS encoding Vps52 / Sac2 family protein (encoded by transcript BESB_002470); amino-acid sequence: MAAAALPRRAPLFPGDLQADESGEEAFSASGSSSLESMTARLRSLDLDSLASFLKRFSDDPRLLLALRLPANARNAGAPPGSSPSAGAVSGAPSEDATAVAAVAAQPLEFHQLYASIDCLLMLYETQALQLYGRSYPQMLELQEHLQESEAALEALEAKLGGVRGDLRRTGEKIKVVEDESIRLGTMMTNRREAGVVMKTFLQQITVERELVKVICEGTVSGNPAFVAALKQLTKKIEHARQPGMQELKSASASLPELQKLRECALSRISSHLSAKLALLRQPRTNVHIIQQNDLLKSSDLFLFLLDHNPAAALAFKDSYTRTISQVYVHLFRVYVQQLRRLQTQRDGTVFGAGGVGPQSAGAAAAVLVGAGMGGEEVELLASRETAKTSSTFANSAKQVMGFMMSKLNTAAAPSVSLSKGSVFWSHQKLLIDTATREFLFLTGFFLNAGLDCPYEKLFAEAFGKSLAFFVDLAESAANSHDALGVLLMLRVTHYNTQVMQRRRIPCLNDYLRRIHVIFNSALRAILSANIASLVKASPRALMADQSEDVRTQPHFVTRRFAELASALESIRATPLPQRAQSSALKSVEKDRPEEEETYDAALMREMLDAALDLIVRLSQEIPTKRERTIFLINNFDLLLNIFHQRQVLPDACTSIEKQLYEQISFFVEEQLQRHFGALLAAVTQAEEAQGGKGDGAVKEGLAGFDAQQLESAVVQFGADWRERLGEMHSEAVAAFSNFTNGMETLKLTLTQLLLLHTRLHQVVNALYPKPPVPAWVRQLLPTNAILAEIRSLSRGV